The stretch of DNA GATGCCACTTCAACGACTTTGCTGGGATTGGATTCATCTCAAATGCAAGACACAGCCAACTTCGTTGACTGGGATTTTTCCGCAAGCGGTCCGTGGATGATGGACAGTTATCCTTTACTAAACTCTTTAGGTCCTTGGTAGTTTCGTTGCAATGAACTCTTAGGATGAAAAAGGGGCGTGGTTATCCACTCCCCTTTTTCTTTTTCCACTCGTCCGTGGGCAGTCCCGCAAAACCCCAATCCTCTTCAGCGATTTCCTGAATAACGATATGAGTGTGTTCTGGCTTTTTGCCAAGAACATTGACCAAAGACTGCGTGATGTCTGCGATAATTTGTGCCTTTTGTTCTTTGGTGGCACCTTTGATGATTTGAACATTAACGTAGGGCATGAATATCTAACCTCGTTGCTTTAGTTTTTTTCGTAGGCTTCTTGCAGCTTCTTCAGATCAAGTTTGACCATCTTCCACATAGCGTGCATGACGGCCTCTTTCTTCTTCTTATTTTTGCTGGTGTTCCACTTGTCAAATTCCGCTGGAGCAATCTGCCAACGAATGCCATATTTGTCGATCAACCAACCACATTGCACAGCTTTGCCTCCCCCACTGGTGAGTTTCTTCCAGTAGTAGTCTATTTCCCGTTGGGTTTTACAAGGAACGACAAATGAAATGGATTCATTAAAGGACATTTCGGTGTATCCGTTTAAGAGCATGATCTTTTGCCCCAATAATGTGAGATGCATAGTCAGCACCGAACCTTCTTTGACCCCCATGGGGTTACTTCCCCAATAAGCGGTCTTCCCAATCTTGGTGCCTTTGAAGATCGATTTATAGAATTTTGCCATCTCTGCAGCTTTATCATTAGACCATATGCAAGCGTATATTTTGCTCATTGAATTCCTCTTCCTTTGCGGTCAAAAAAGCCGGATCAAAATTATCGTATCTTATCGTATCGGGAAACAACATCGGATTTTTTGTTTGCACAACACCAAGCCAAATCGAGTACTTAGATGGCAAGAACCTTCGTATCTTATTAGCATTTCCGCTTCGATGTTGTGTTAGTTCGCTTCTAAGCGCTGCAGAATCTGCTTCATTTGATCAATCTCTTTTTTCTGTCCTTGCGTTATGGATGCGCAAAGATCCTTAATCTCAGAATCAGAAATCGCGGCTCTTTCACACATCAGAATGGCACCTGAGTGGTGGGGGATCATCGATTTCAAAAACTGTCGGTCTGCGACAAAAGATTGATCACGCATGAACCAGAGAAATGCGGCAAAACCCACAACCGACGACAAATATATAATCAGGTTGGCTTTTTTGTCTGGATACATCGAGGGCATCAGCAATGGCATAAATAGCGCCATCGGCAACACCATCATCATCGTCATATAGAATTGATTCAGATTTATAAAAACATCTGAGATCGAATAGACCATGGTATACATAACAGCGAACATGACAACAAAGTGCAGAAGAAGCATTCGGGGCAATTTCCAGTAGTGATGAGTCATTATTCCTCCAAAAAGATTCCAAGTAGAACACGGGGTTTAAGGGTGCACCCGAACCATAGATGCAAGTCTCGCGCCCCCCAAAAAAGTCTTGAGGACATCTGGTTCCTTAGGAAAATTAGCTTCTAAAAGAGTCTAGGGATTTTTCCCTCGTTCGGCGAAGCTTCTGCATAGTATTTAAAAATTTTTGAGTTTCAGCAGGACTTCTTAGTCGAACAAACTGAATTTGCGAAGGGTGTGCACAGTGCAAAACACTGGAAGAAGCTAATCGAGTTTGCTGCCGCCGAACTCGATGTAAAATAGACGATAGAAAAAGTAACTGACATCGAAAAAATTATGTCGTTATCTGTATATCGACACCAGTTTTAATCGTAAATGGTGAAGTCAAGGTTGCTGAAAGAGTTCCTATAATTGATGAACTAAAACAGAGGCTATCTTTGAGCGAAAAGGAGTTCTGATGTCTGAAAATCAAAAACAAAAAATGACTTTTGATGTGCGTTCGGAATGGCTTAGCCATCAGGAAAGCGTTTCGTTTTGTGAAACACCAGGTAAATCTGCAACAATTAAACTCGATACAAATTTGAGCGGAACTCCGGATGCCTTCAATCCGGCGGAGCTTTTAATGGCCGCAATTTCAGCTTGCATGATCAAAGGAATCGAAAGAGTCGCTCCTATGCTGAAATTTTCGTTTCGGGGTATTGAAGTGAAGCTTCATGGCATAAGACAAGATGCTCCCCCCAGAATGGAATCCATTGAATATGAAATCATCATAGATACAGATGAAAACGATCATCGCCTTGAGCTGCTTCATAAAAATGTAAAACAGTACGGTACTGTCTTTAATACTGTAACAACAGGCACATCTCTATTCGGAAAAATAGTGAGAAAATCTGCCGGAAGCTACTAAGACAAGATCCAAAGCCGATGACAAAAAGTCTAAAGAACAGCCTCCAGGCGTGTCATCTCGATGCATGAAAGTTCTATCTAGGTCCCAGTCTAACTGCCAAGAGTGATCCCGCAACCTGTACCTCAGCAATTCTCGCGGAGTCTGCTAGAAGCCAAAAGATATATCAACTAGCCGCCTCGCTCTTGACGCTCAGAATGTTAGGGCGTCTGATTTTGTTATGAGAAAAATGAATCTTCGCAAAGCCTTTACCTTGATTGAACCTGGCCCCGTGACTTTGGTGACCACCAGTGACGGCGAAAGAAATAATATCATGACGATTTCATGGACAATGGTTGTGGACTTTACACCCAAATTCGCCATCACAACGGGCAATTGGAATTTTTCCTATAGGGCTCTGGCAAAAAATCGCGAGTGCGTGATTGCAGTGCCCACAATTGATCTTCTGGATAAAGTCGTTGGCATCGGAACCTGTTCGGGCAAGGATACAGACAAGTTTGATAAGTTCGGATTCACACCCGTGACAGGAAAATATGTTGATGCTCCGCTCATCCAGGAATGCCTTGCCAACATTGAATGTAAGGTCGTGGACATCATAAAGAAGCACGACATTGTAGTGCTTGAAGGTGTCGCCGCCTACTTCGACACCTCAAGAAAGGAAAGACGCACCCTTCACGCCGTGGGCGACGGCACCTTCGTCGTTGATGGGAGAAAGCTTGATCGAAAGAAAGAGATGCGATCGAAGCTTATCGGGATTGTTTGATGGATTCCACAACTGAGCCCTTTTTTTTCACCTCATCACGAACACCTCGGCTCTTAAAGACTGATCTTTAAATCCTCATAACTTGCGAGCGTATTGTAGGACTGTGCACTTAAGTTCAAAGTTTATTGCCCATCTTTTATCGAACCATCTAAATGGATGGGGTAAATATTCAACTTGATTACAGAAAACCCTTCGACAAACTGTCGAAAATCGAGGAGGAAACAAAATGGTGGAGGCAAGAACACCATTGTCGAACCTACGCATCCGCAGCTACTTTAGTTGAAAAGAGCATAAATCTCATCTCCGGTAAGCTCTTCCTTCTCGTACAACCTTTCAGCTATCAACCGAATTTGCCGTCTATAGGGAGTCAACTCTTCAATACACAAGTGCATTTGGTAGTCGATGAAAGCTCTAATCGTTGGATTCGCAATCATATCTAATGCACCTGGGTCTGGGGGCGGTAGCCTTGCCGCCAAATTTCTAAAATCTTCAGATTGCATCATATCTTCAATCCATTTGACCGCAGATATTAAGTCATCACCGCCTATTTTGGACTCTCCGAATTGCTTCACTAATCGTAAATGCCTCTTTTTGTTCGAACGGCTCAAGTTGCGTAAATCCGAGGTATTTATCTGTTCCTCTGGGAGACTCCATCTCTTTAAGAGAAACTTTCTTTATTCCTTGGCGACAAATAAATGCCATAACCGCATGGCCAGCCTCAGGGTGTGCGATTTTCAATCTTCTGTGATCCATGCCTTACCTCTTCTAGAAAGTTCAATGTAAGGTGGTAACGATACGTATATGTGTCAAGGAGGCCAAGAACCTCGGAACCTGACTTCCTTCCCCCGGAGGGGCAGTATCTAATCTTTTTAATTATTTAGAACCATTTCCAGGTTCCAAAGATGGGGCGGCGGGAATTGAACTTAAGCGACAAGTGCCTGTTATTTAACTGTTATTTAACTGTTATTCACCAAGCCGAGCCACAGTTACCCCAAAAGATACCCCTTAGGCTATACTTAGTCCAGTAACTGGGTGTATAGAGAACAATCTATTGGCGTACGCCTATATTACGGCCAATAGACATAATGCAGCTTGTCGATTTGCGCGACATTTATTATTCTAAAAACCGGGTACATCAATGCTTAATATATCATCGGTAACTAGACGAAATTTTAAACGCCATTTTATTTCGAATGCTTTTATAGAGCTCCGATTTGCACCGCACATAATTGACTGGAACTCTCTTGAAACAGAGTTTAAAAAAATTTCCTCTCAAAACTTGCAGCTAGAAGTAGCAAGAAAAACAATTTCTGCCGAACTAAGATTTGAAACCAAGATAGAAAGTAGTGGTAAAACCACTCATGCGCCCATAACGAATACAAAAACTGACGGCTTGGTTGCGCAAAATAAAGAGAACACTTTTTCGATTCAAGTTAAGAACGACCGAATAATTTTTTCGACTCAGCGGTATTCGGGATTTGTTGACTTATGGGAAAAAATTGAACATGCACTTTCTGCATTAACGCCCTTGCTAAAGCTTGATAAGTTCAATTGGATCGGTATTCGAAAAATTAATGAGATTGCTGTCACAAATGACGCCAGCCTCGGCTATACAGGTGCCGGCATGAATAAGCAGATCTTTACTCCAATAAATGATGGAGTTTTTAAGCCTGAATCTGTCTCACTTGGATACAACCGATATGAGCTTACGGAAGGAAACACAAGGTGTATAATTGATTCTACGGTTAGGAAATCTACGGATAAAAGCTATTTACTTAAGCTTGATTTAGATTTTAATCAAAAATTTGACCCCCTTGCACTGTCCTCGGTTAAGGCGGTTGCTTCAGAACTAAATACTAGGTTGTTCGAAGTATTTGTGTGGTCAATCTCAGATGATGTACTGAAGGCTTTGGAGGCGGAATAATGTCTATAAATTATAGAGGATTTACTAATCTCGCCCACAAACAAGAGTCTGTAGCTTATTATAGACCAGACGAAATTTTATTTTATGAGGCTGATGAAACCGCTGAGCAAACATCAGGTACTGTAGTAGGTCACTTACAGCTTTTATTAGAAACGGCCGCTTCAAATCTAAGTTATCCATTGAATCAGCGGTTAGAATTTGGATTTCGAGACATAGAAATATTACCTGACGACTGGGATACTTACGGTTCGCCAGCCCCTACTTCTGCAACTATACAGTTGGCCAAACAAGTATGCGCAACATTTTCTCCCCAAGTGCAGCCAGAAATCATGCCCGAAAGAGACGGATCAATTAGCCTTCACTGGGAAGGGCCCGAGATTTCTTTTATTTTATTTATTGGGCCTAATGAAAATGCTTATCGATTTTGTGCCGAGATTACGGATGAATCCTTATCTTTGCCGTCAACGAGCATATGGGAAGCCGCTTCAATGATTCGATCATCTATTGCGTGAATACCGTGGCACTGGAAGAATCACACTCAAGACAGCTAAATCTTGCTACAAACGAGGAGTTCTGCCTTCGCAGACTCCCAGTTTATTCTAGCCATTGGAAGCCTCATCCAATAGATAAACCAACCTCAGGCGCATATGATGACTTAGAAATGTCTGTCGATCTTCACGGCGAAGCTCAGACTGAAGAATCAATTCGAAATCAATATTCAGAAGTAATACGTGAAAAAGGAGTCGGCTTTTCACTAGCTCAGGTGCGAGCAGTTAGAGATGCTTTACTTTCGAAAGAAATTTGCGGAAACGTCTGGAAAGATCCAACTCAAGAAAATAATCTTCATGGCATCGTCACAGGACCTAAAAATAAACGCAAGAAAGAGTCCATGAGAGACACTTTCATTGTTCTAATAAAACCAAAAGCACCCTCTGAAGTCTTTGGTAATTAGATCTATTTTCCAGGCTCACTTAACTGCCCCCATGCATAACTTTCTACAACTAGGTCAGTAACAGGCCCATAAAGCTTGAGATCCTTTTGCGCACCTTCAATTAACTGTTTTGAGGGTCGCTTAAATGAATGAACTGTTCGTGAGCCAGCTAGGGTTTCATATGTAACTGGCGCCATCAATTGATAAACTCTCAATTCCACTTCCTTTCTCAAGGCATGTGGTCGTTCATTGACGAAGGCAATTTAAAACTTCGAGAGGAGTTAGGTTAGCAATCGGTTTATTTCCCAACCATGGAAACAAAT from Bdellovibrio sp. ArHS encodes:
- a CDS encoding 4-oxalocrotonate tautomerase family protein, coding for MPYVNVQIIKGATKEQKAQIIADITQSLVNVLGKKPEHTHIVIQEIAEEDWGFAGLPTDEWKKKKGSG
- a CDS encoding TIGR04255 family protein; the protein is MLNISSVTRRNFKRHFISNAFIELRFAPHIIDWNSLETEFKKISSQNLQLEVARKTISAELRFETKIESSGKTTHAPITNTKTDGLVAQNKENTFSIQVKNDRIIFSTQRYSGFVDLWEKIEHALSALTPLLKLDKFNWIGIRKINEIAVTNDASLGYTGAGMNKQIFTPINDGVFKPESVSLGYNRYELTEGNTRCIIDSTVRKSTDKSYLLKLDLDFNQKFDPLALSSVKAVASELNTRLFEVFVWSISDDVLKALEAE
- a CDS encoding flavin reductase family protein, with amino-acid sequence MRKMNLRKAFTLIEPGPVTLVTTSDGERNNIMTISWTMVVDFTPKFAITTGNWNFSYRALAKNRECVIAVPTIDLLDKVVGIGTCSGKDTDKFDKFGFTPVTGKYVDAPLIQECLANIECKVVDIIKKHDIVVLEGVAAYFDTSRKERRTLHAVGDGTFVVDGRKLDRKKEMRSKLIGIV
- a CDS encoding VOC family protein; its protein translation is MSKIYACIWSNDKAAEMAKFYKSIFKGTKIGKTAYWGSNPMGVKEGSVLTMHLTLLGQKIMLLNGYTEMSFNESISFVVPCKTQREIDYYWKKLTSGGGKAVQCGWLIDKYGIRWQIAPAEFDKWNTSKNKKKKEAVMHAMWKMVKLDLKKLQEAYEKN
- a CDS encoding DUF305 domain-containing protein, with the protein product MTHHYWKLPRMLLLHFVVMFAVMYTMVYSISDVFINLNQFYMTMMMVLPMALFMPLLMPSMYPDKKANLIIYLSSVVGFAAFLWFMRDQSFVADRQFLKSMIPHHSGAILMCERAAISDSEIKDLCASITQGQKKEIDQMKQILQRLEAN
- a CDS encoding OsmC family protein; translation: MSENQKQKMTFDVRSEWLSHQESVSFCETPGKSATIKLDTNLSGTPDAFNPAELLMAAISACMIKGIERVAPMLKFSFRGIEVKLHGIRQDAPPRMESIEYEIIIDTDENDHRLELLHKNVKQYGTVFNTVTTGTSLFGKIVRKSAGSY